From the Fibrobacter sp. UWB4 genome, one window contains:
- a CDS encoding V-type ATP synthase subunit A — MASIGKITGVNGNLIRVKFESAVSQNEVAYAKLISKNEAGKTEIIPLKSEVIRIRGDYAELQVFEDTTGLKAGDEVEFTGELLSVELGPGLLTQVFDGLQNPLPKLADECGFFLQRGKYLKALPRDKKWAFTPVAKAGDVVVAGDTLGTVPEGVFSHRIMVPFKLLGKWTVDYITTAGDRVVEDVVAKLKNDHGESVDVTMVQTWPVKMPIKAYEERLRPSKPLTMQQRIIDTFFPVMQGGTFCTPGPFGAGKTVLQQLMSRYADVDIVILAACGERAGEVVETLREFPELIDPRTGKSLMERTLIICNTSSMPVAAREASVYTGVTLAEYYRQMGLNVLLLADSTSRWAQALREMSGRLEEIPGEEAFPAYLESVIASFYERGGVVRLKDGSTGSVTICGSVSPAGGNFEEPVTQATLKVVGAFLGLSRERSDQRRFPAIHPLDSWSKYEGIIDSKKVAQARSILANGVDVNNMMKVVGEEGTSIEDFIVYLKSEYLDAVYLQQDAYNEIDAACSAERQKYVFDKIYTILMTPMTFTEKDVARTFFLKLTQATKDWNRVAFDSQEFKDLESSIFASVKEVSANA, encoded by the coding sequence ATGGCTAGTATCGGAAAAATAACCGGCGTGAACGGAAACCTGATTCGTGTCAAGTTTGAAAGCGCCGTTTCCCAGAACGAAGTGGCTTATGCAAAGCTCATTTCGAAGAACGAAGCAGGTAAGACAGAAATCATCCCCCTTAAGAGCGAAGTGATTCGTATCCGTGGTGATTACGCTGAACTCCAGGTGTTCGAAGATACGACTGGCCTCAAGGCTGGCGACGAAGTCGAATTTACGGGTGAACTTCTTTCTGTTGAACTTGGTCCGGGTCTCCTTACTCAAGTTTTTGATGGTCTTCAGAACCCGCTGCCGAAGCTCGCTGACGAATGCGGCTTCTTCCTCCAGCGCGGTAAGTACCTGAAGGCTCTCCCGCGTGACAAGAAGTGGGCTTTTACTCCGGTCGCTAAGGCTGGCGATGTTGTTGTCGCTGGTGATACGCTCGGTACGGTTCCGGAAGGTGTTTTCTCGCACCGCATCATGGTGCCGTTCAAGCTCCTCGGCAAGTGGACTGTGGATTACATCACGACTGCCGGTGACCGCGTTGTCGAAGATGTTGTCGCAAAGCTCAAGAACGATCACGGCGAATCTGTTGACGTGACGATGGTGCAGACCTGGCCGGTGAAGATGCCTATCAAGGCTTATGAAGAACGCTTGCGCCCCTCCAAGCCGCTTACCATGCAGCAGCGCATTATCGATACGTTCTTCCCTGTGATGCAGGGCGGTACGTTCTGTACGCCGGGTCCATTCGGTGCCGGTAAGACCGTGCTCCAGCAGCTCATGAGCCGTTATGCCGACGTGGACATCGTGATTTTGGCCGCTTGCGGTGAACGTGCAGGTGAAGTGGTGGAAACCCTTCGCGAATTCCCGGAATTGATTGACCCGCGTACGGGCAAGTCCTTGATGGAACGTACGCTTATCATTTGTAACACGTCTTCGATGCCGGTGGCTGCTCGTGAAGCTTCCGTTTATACCGGCGTGACGCTCGCTGAATACTATCGCCAGATGGGCCTCAACGTGCTCCTCCTCGCTGACTCCACTTCCCGTTGGGCTCAGGCTCTCCGTGAAATGAGTGGCCGTTTGGAAGAAATTCCGGGCGAAGAAGCATTCCCGGCTTACCTCGAATCGGTGATTGCATCCTTCTACGAACGCGGTGGCGTTGTCCGCCTCAAGGACGGTTCGACCGGTTCCGTGACGATTTGCGGTTCCGTGTCTCCGGCAGGTGGTAACTTCGAAGAACCGGTGACCCAGGCAACCCTCAAGGTGGTGGGCGCATTCCTCGGGCTTTCCCGTGAACGTTCTGACCAGCGCCGCTTCCCGGCAATCCATCCGTTGGATTCCTGGTCCAAGTACGAAGGTATCATCGATTCCAAGAAGGTCGCTCAGGCCCGTTCTATCCTCGCTAATGGCGTGGACGTGAACAACATGATGAAGGTTGTGGGCGAAGAAGGTACTTCGATCGAAGACTTCATTGTTTATCTGAAATCTGAATATCTTGATGCCGTTTATCTGCAGCAGGACGCCTATAACGAAATCGACGCCGCTTGCTCTGCAGAACGCCAGAAGTACGTGTTCGACAAGATTTACACCATCCTCATGACGCCGATGACGTTTACCGAAAAGGATGTCGCCCGTACGTTCTTCCTCAAGCTCACGCAGGCAACCAAGGACTGGAACCGCGTGGCATTTGACTCTCAGGAATTCAAGGATCTCGAATCCAGTATTTTTGCTTCCGTAAAGGAGGTTTCTGCTAATGCATAA
- a CDS encoding ATPase — protein MAEDLQALMERIQKDAVEKAELAAADIISKAKDKAAEIVRAAEDEAKAKLENADKEAQAFTERSERTLEQSARDLLLSVGKNLEKMILDLLSLQIDKSLDESTVKNMLLTVAKSYTSDIEINFSEADAKALTSFVMGEFAKQLKAGVKVESDKGVKFGFRVKLDGGKVSHEFTEQAMAESLSALLRPQLAKIVNKAAQGK, from the coding sequence ATGGCAGAAGATTTGCAAGCCCTTATGGAACGCATCCAGAAGGATGCTGTCGAAAAGGCAGAACTCGCAGCAGCAGATATTATTTCTAAGGCAAAGGACAAGGCGGCCGAAATTGTCAGGGCAGCCGAAGACGAAGCCAAAGCAAAACTCGAAAACGCCGACAAGGAAGCTCAAGCATTTACAGAACGCAGCGAACGCACATTGGAACAGTCTGCTCGCGATTTGCTCCTCTCGGTGGGCAAGAACCTCGAAAAGATGATTCTTGATCTTCTCAGCCTCCAGATTGACAAGTCTCTCGATGAATCGACCGTGAAGAACATGCTCCTCACAGTTGCAAAGAGCTATACCTCCGACATCGAAATCAACTTCTCCGAAGCCGATGCCAAGGCCCTCACGAGCTTCGTGATGGGCGAGTTTGCAAAGCAGCTCAAGGCTGGCGTCAAGGTCGAAAGCGACAAGGGCGTCAAGTTTGGCTTCCGCGTGAAGCTCGATGGCGGCAAGGTCAGCCACGAATTTACAGAACAGGCAATGGCGGAATCTCTTTCTGCCTTGCTCAGACCGCAACTTGCAAAGATTGTAAACAAGGCCGCCCAGGGCAAATAA
- the aspS gene encoding aspartate--tRNA ligase, giving the protein MKRTHNCGQLRKEDVGQIVTLAGWVDRRRDHGGVIFVDLRDKYGKTQIVFNPDYNADVLKTAEQLRNEYVIYVTGKVYAREEGNTNEKLATGEIEVKADKLEILNAALTSPLAINDPNEECKENDDLRLQYRYLDLRRPWIQKKLLLKSRFLKAVYDFFYANGFENIETPCLCKSTPEGARDYLVPSRVNPGKFYALPQSPQQYKQLLMIAGMDRYFQIAKCFRDEDLRADRQPEFTQIDVEMSFVNQDEVMEMFDKFVTEVLGKVWNFEPPRHIRRMKWAEAMLKYGSDKPDLRFDLEIHDVSEIGAKSNFGVFKNCVAAGGKIRGIAAKGCVDFTRKQIDELTAYVAKYGSKGLVWMRVKENDEVETQVGKFFTTEQLNELRDAVGAKCGDMMFFIAGPEKIAATAMGQLRLEVARIKGLRDPKKREFVWITEFPMFEYSDTEGRYMAMHHPFTNPLPEHLDMMLGGNLKDCNAEAYDLVLNGVEIGGGSIRIHNPEVQEKVFRLLGLSEEQVKTKFGFFVDAFKYGAPPHGGLAFGLDRVVATMEGEESIRDYIAFPKNTSASSPMDQCPSEVDLQQLQDIHISVQMPKGNEKK; this is encoded by the coding sequence ATGAAACGTACACATAACTGCGGCCAGCTTCGCAAGGAAGATGTTGGCCAGATCGTAACACTCGCCGGTTGGGTGGATCGCCGCCGCGACCATGGTGGTGTGATTTTCGTTGACCTCCGCGACAAGTATGGCAAGACCCAGATCGTTTTCAATCCGGATTACAATGCCGATGTTTTGAAGACTGCCGAACAGCTCCGTAACGAATACGTTATTTACGTGACTGGTAAGGTCTACGCCCGCGAAGAAGGCAACACGAACGAAAAGCTCGCCACGGGTGAAATCGAAGTCAAGGCTGACAAGCTCGAAATTTTGAACGCCGCCCTCACCTCTCCGCTCGCCATTAACGACCCGAACGAAGAATGCAAGGAAAACGACGACCTCCGCTTGCAGTACCGCTATTTGGACCTCCGCCGTCCGTGGATCCAGAAGAAGCTCCTCCTCAAGAGCCGCTTCCTCAAGGCCGTGTACGATTTCTTCTACGCTAACGGTTTTGAAAACATTGAAACTCCGTGCCTTTGCAAGTCCACTCCGGAAGGCGCACGTGACTACCTCGTGCCGTCCCGCGTGAACCCGGGCAAGTTCTACGCCCTCCCGCAGTCTCCGCAGCAGTACAAGCAGCTCTTGATGATTGCAGGCATGGACCGCTACTTCCAGATCGCCAAGTGCTTCCGCGACGAAGACCTCCGCGCTGACCGTCAGCCGGAATTCACGCAGATTGACGTTGAAATGTCTTTCGTCAACCAGGACGAAGTGATGGAAATGTTCGACAAGTTCGTGACTGAAGTTTTGGGCAAGGTTTGGAACTTCGAACCGCCGCGTCACATCCGCCGTATGAAGTGGGCAGAAGCTATGCTCAAGTACGGTTCCGATAAGCCGGACCTTCGCTTCGACCTCGAAATTCACGACGTGTCTGAAATCGGTGCAAAGTCCAACTTTGGCGTGTTCAAGAACTGCGTTGCCGCTGGTGGCAAGATCCGCGGTATCGCTGCTAAGGGTTGCGTTGACTTTACTCGTAAGCAGATTGACGAACTCACCGCTTACGTTGCTAAGTACGGTTCCAAGGGCCTCGTGTGGATGCGCGTCAAGGAAAATGACGAAGTTGAAACTCAGGTTGGCAAGTTCTTCACGACCGAACAACTTAACGAACTCCGCGACGCTGTTGGCGCTAAGTGCGGCGACATGATGTTCTTCATCGCAGGTCCGGAAAAGATTGCAGCTACGGCTATGGGTCAGCTCCGCTTGGAAGTCGCCCGTATCAAGGGTCTCCGCGATCCGAAGAAGCGTGAATTTGTTTGGATTACCGAATTCCCGATGTTCGAATACAGCGACACGGAAGGCCGCTACATGGCTATGCACCACCCGTTCACGAACCCGCTTCCGGAACACTTGGACATGATGCTCGGTGGCAACCTCAAGGATTGCAACGCTGAAGCTTATGACCTTGTTCTTAACGGTGTGGAAATCGGCGGTGGTTCTATCCGTATTCACAACCCGGAAGTTCAGGAAAAGGTGTTCCGCTTGCTCGGTCTCTCCGAAGAACAGGTGAAGACCAAGTTCGGCTTCTTCGTCGATGCATTCAAGTACGGTGCTCCTCCGCACGGTGGTTTGGCCTTCGGTCTCGACCGCGTTGTTGCTACGATGGAAGGTGAAGAATCTATCCGTGACTACATCGCATTCCCGAAGAACACGAGTGCTTCTAGCCCGATGGACCAGTGCCCGAGTGAAGTGGACCTCCAGCAGTTGCAGGACATCCACATCTCCGTGCAGATGCCTAAGGGTAACGAGAAAAAGTAA
- a CDS encoding acetolactate synthase large subunit, whose protein sequence is MNTAEVLIKSLESEGVKYIFGIPGEETLELMEAIKKSSIKFITVRHEQGAAFMADVYGRLTGKAGVCLSTLGPGATNLVTGVADANSDGAPLIAITGQVGTERMHLTSHQYLDLVNMFTPITKRSKQVVRPDTVNEIVRIAFKYAEMEKPGACHIDLPCNIAAMEVDGEVAQTPLKHHRENTVYASTDAILAAGGVFANAKRPVVLVGHSAVRNHASEALRSFVSSSKIPVVCTMMAKGVIPSCEKYFMGCIGMPQRDFPNIVMEQADLVIAVGYDVVEYAPAKWNPNGDKMIIHIDETPNHVNKFYQPDEEIIGDISASLDALSSVCPNSWEPEWAMQIREMMVADHSRYDHDTSFPPTPQKVLHDIRLVLDEDDILISDVGAHKMWIARQYNCDHPNTCIISNGFATMGIAVPGAIAAKLLNPKKKVLAVTGDGGFMMNSQELETAYREHIPFVTLIFTDGGYGLIKWKQEERYGDSYAVEFTNPDYVKYAESMHLKGYRIERTEDLPSTLREAFRQNVPSIIECPVDYSANMELSQYLKNLKI, encoded by the coding sequence ATGAACACTGCTGAAGTTTTGATCAAGTCCTTAGAAAGCGAAGGCGTCAAGTACATTTTTGGAATCCCCGGTGAAGAAACTCTCGAACTGATGGAAGCGATTAAGAAGTCGTCCATCAAGTTCATTACGGTGCGTCACGAGCAGGGCGCTGCTTTCATGGCTGATGTCTATGGACGTTTGACGGGTAAGGCGGGTGTCTGTCTTTCGACTCTTGGTCCAGGCGCTACAAACCTTGTGACAGGCGTTGCCGATGCGAATTCCGATGGTGCTCCGCTGATTGCAATTACGGGGCAGGTGGGTACTGAACGTATGCACTTGACGAGCCATCAATATTTGGATTTGGTGAACATGTTTACGCCGATTACCAAGCGCAGTAAGCAGGTTGTCCGCCCGGATACTGTAAATGAAATTGTTCGTATTGCTTTCAAGTATGCCGAAATGGAAAAGCCTGGTGCATGCCACATCGACTTGCCGTGCAACATTGCCGCTATGGAAGTGGATGGCGAGGTCGCTCAGACTCCGCTGAAGCACCATCGCGAAAACACCGTGTACGCTAGCACCGATGCGATTCTTGCGGCGGGCGGGGTCTTTGCGAATGCAAAGCGCCCGGTGGTTCTTGTGGGCCATTCCGCTGTGCGTAACCACGCTTCCGAGGCTTTGCGATCATTTGTCTCTTCGTCCAAGATTCCCGTGGTCTGCACCATGATGGCGAAGGGCGTGATTCCCTCTTGTGAAAAATATTTCATGGGCTGCATCGGTATGCCGCAAAGGGATTTCCCGAACATTGTCATGGAACAGGCTGATCTCGTGATTGCTGTGGGCTATGACGTTGTGGAATATGCGCCTGCCAAGTGGAATCCAAATGGCGACAAGATGATTATTCACATCGACGAAACGCCGAACCATGTGAACAAATTCTATCAACCCGACGAAGAAATCATTGGCGACATCTCCGCGTCTCTTGATGCGCTCAGTAGCGTTTGTCCGAACTCCTGGGAACCGGAATGGGCTATGCAAATCCGGGAGATGATGGTGGCCGACCACTCGCGTTATGATCACGACACGAGCTTCCCGCCGACACCGCAGAAGGTGCTGCACGATATCCGCCTCGTTCTGGATGAAGATGACATTCTGATTTCGGACGTGGGGGCGCACAAGATGTGGATCGCTCGCCAGTACAATTGCGACCATCCGAACACCTGCATCATTTCTAACGGTTTTGCGACCATGGGAATTGCAGTGCCAGGCGCCATTGCGGCAAAACTCTTGAACCCCAAGAAAAAGGTCTTGGCGGTCACGGGGGACGGCGGCTTCATGATGAACAGCCAGGAACTCGAAACGGCTTACCGCGAACACATCCCCTTCGTGACGCTGATTTTTACTGATGGCGGTTACGGTCTCATCAAGTGGAAACAAGAAGAACGCTACGGCGACAGCTATGCGGTCGAATTCACGAACCCGGATTACGTCAAGTACGCTGAATCCATGCACTTGAAGGGCTACCGCATCGAACGCACCGAGGACTTGCCGAGCACCTTGCGCGAAGCCTTCCGTCAGAACGTGCCGAGCATCATCGAGTGTCCGGTGGATTACTCCGCGAACATGGAACTTTCGCAATACCTGAAGAATTTGAAAATATAG
- a CDS encoding circularly permuted type 2 ATP-grasp protein, translated as MHNVLDENDLSSSMGGNHKGTDPIPLVITAEEWKTLETGIAQRARLFNALAKDIYGEQSLWKKGKLPAALLFANPDFLQVVWKVRPVGDVFVNLTSTDVARLKDGSFVAVSDHLQVPEGLGRALENRIGVSRAFPELFRSMQTERLAGFFKKLMDGLDAMHKNIGGEGETSKVVLLASSPDNPRRAEDAVIARYLGIPLVENDDLAIRNMQVYMKTLMGLKKIGTIFRRVEDGMCDPLELRIDSGEGAVGLISSVRAGNVAIANFLGTGVLETPVFKPFLPEICRELLGEKLLLRDVETLWLGNAVDTERVLAEPEKWIFKKAFRDEGNFKEAEPKTYATMTTTAQLALLQAVENAPEQWVAEKSMEVSTVYAYRGEFTPVVSLMRFFAVNTAKETSVMPGGLGIFKFADSNATNDASASTVCAKNEYLGEKDIWVLSENPVANFSLLAPASQAITPSRAGGDLPSRAAENLFRLGRALSSSNMMARIARGIAVRLSDESWMDMPELPWILKAGLTDESQSRLAQDPENALRYFILRKDNKNGMQCVLTEIRELGMQLRDRISEDLWLYLNGFGIAEMPAGTGAAALLPYLKEVLSDSAAVAGLAADSMTRGHEWRFLELGREIECAIRTLQLVKSLLYTAPTDEMTNLRLLQAVLEIGDGLMTYHRRYGGRLQVVPVIDLLLSDESNPRSVAYQVAKLRKAAKHLPGNDQSEATFSPLDRELMRVLAELRLANIEQLAETVDNKRETLIKLIDAQINSIERIAEIVNRLYLSHAPRADVFHATTTDVSEV; from the coding sequence TTGCATAACGTTCTTGACGAGAACGATCTTTCGTCGAGCATGGGAGGCAACCACAAGGGTACAGACCCCATCCCTCTCGTGATTACGGCTGAAGAATGGAAAACGCTAGAAACGGGCATTGCGCAAAGGGCAAGACTTTTCAATGCTCTCGCAAAAGACATTTATGGCGAACAAAGTCTTTGGAAAAAAGGAAAATTGCCCGCCGCGCTGCTGTTTGCGAACCCGGATTTTTTGCAGGTCGTCTGGAAAGTTAGGCCAGTTGGCGATGTTTTTGTGAACTTGACTTCGACCGATGTGGCAAGGCTCAAAGACGGATCATTCGTGGCTGTGTCGGACCATTTGCAAGTGCCCGAAGGCTTGGGACGTGCGCTGGAGAATCGCATTGGCGTGAGCCGAGCGTTCCCGGAACTATTCCGCAGCATGCAAACGGAACGGCTGGCGGGATTTTTCAAGAAACTGATGGATGGCCTAGACGCCATGCACAAGAACATAGGAGGTGAAGGTGAAACCAGCAAGGTGGTACTTTTGGCATCGAGTCCGGACAATCCGCGTCGCGCAGAAGATGCCGTAATAGCCCGTTACCTCGGGATCCCGCTTGTCGAAAACGACGACCTCGCGATTCGTAACATGCAGGTGTACATGAAGACGCTTATGGGACTCAAGAAGATTGGGACCATTTTCCGCCGAGTGGAAGACGGCATGTGCGACCCGCTGGAGTTGCGAATCGATAGCGGCGAAGGCGCCGTGGGCTTAATCAGCTCTGTGCGCGCAGGGAATGTCGCGATAGCGAACTTTCTCGGGACAGGAGTTCTGGAGACGCCCGTATTCAAGCCGTTTTTGCCGGAGATTTGCCGTGAGCTGTTGGGCGAAAAACTGCTGTTGCGCGATGTGGAAACGCTTTGGCTCGGTAACGCAGTTGATACGGAACGCGTGTTGGCAGAACCCGAAAAATGGATTTTCAAGAAAGCTTTCCGCGACGAAGGGAACTTCAAGGAGGCAGAACCCAAGACTTATGCGACCATGACGACAACGGCACAGCTCGCCCTGCTGCAAGCTGTCGAAAACGCGCCCGAGCAATGGGTCGCAGAAAAATCTATGGAGGTTTCAACAGTTTATGCTTACCGTGGCGAGTTCACTCCGGTGGTTTCGCTGATGCGATTCTTTGCAGTCAATACGGCAAAGGAAACTTCGGTGATGCCGGGTGGTCTCGGGATATTCAAGTTCGCGGATTCCAACGCCACAAATGATGCGAGCGCTTCAACGGTTTGTGCGAAGAACGAATACCTTGGAGAAAAAGACATCTGGGTGCTTTCGGAAAATCCTGTGGCGAACTTTTCTTTGCTCGCTCCAGCAAGTCAGGCGATTACGCCGTCGAGAGCTGGAGGCGATTTGCCTAGCCGTGCGGCCGAGAACTTGTTCCGGCTGGGGCGAGCATTGTCATCATCAAACATGATGGCCCGTATTGCAAGGGGCATCGCGGTAAGGCTTTCGGACGAATCCTGGATGGATATGCCGGAACTGCCGTGGATACTGAAGGCGGGGCTTACAGACGAATCGCAATCCAGACTCGCGCAAGATCCCGAAAACGCACTCCGTTACTTCATCTTGCGCAAGGACAACAAGAATGGCATGCAATGTGTGCTGACGGAAATTCGAGAACTCGGCATGCAATTGCGAGACCGCATCTCGGAGGATTTATGGCTTTATCTGAACGGATTTGGCATTGCAGAAATGCCGGCAGGCACAGGTGCAGCAGCTCTGTTGCCATACCTAAAGGAGGTTCTGTCGGACAGCGCTGCAGTGGCCGGGCTTGCCGCAGATTCCATGACGCGCGGCCACGAATGGCGCTTTTTGGAACTCGGTCGTGAAATCGAGTGCGCCATCCGCACCTTACAGCTGGTCAAGAGTCTGCTTTACACAGCCCCCACTGACGAGATGACAAACTTGCGCTTGTTACAAGCAGTTCTTGAAATCGGCGATGGGCTTATGACATACCACCGCCGCTATGGAGGCCGTTTGCAAGTTGTCCCCGTCATTGACTTGCTATTGTCGGACGAATCCAACCCGCGAAGCGTCGCCTACCAGGTGGCAAAATTGCGGAAAGCAGCAAAGCACTTGCCCGGAAACGACCAGAGCGAAGCGACATTCTCGCCGCTCGACCGTGAACTGATGCGTGTGCTCGCCGAACTCCGCCTCGCAAACATTGAACAACTTGCAGAAACTGTTGACAACAAAAGGGAGACCCTCATAAAACTCATAGATGCACAGATAAACTCTATTGAACGGATTGCAGAAATCGTGAACAGGCTCTACTTAAGCCACGCCCCACGCGCAGATGTTTTCCACGCGACAACCACGGATGTGTCGGAGGTTTAA
- a CDS encoding transglutaminase family protein, translating to MPIYQVDHETVYDYRLPVLYSNHLAHMLPRTVSRQHWLSHSIEVEPNPTIQQERIDIFGNRVLAFSIEQEHTHFRFKTTGIVDVQNDEPPKKGETMKWEDVAKLLERPTSDETLDAAMYAYASPFAKFDESVRNYALESFEQGRPIFDAAYELMTRIYTDCKYTPGATRIGAQPQEILRGRKGVCQDFAHLMIGCLRSLYLPCRYVSGYLRTHPCEGQPKLVGADATHAWVSTYIPGHGWVELDPTNNVLGGDEHIILAWGRDFGDVSPLKGVITGGGEHTLKVSVNVDTKSY from the coding sequence ATGCCCATTTATCAAGTTGACCATGAGACCGTCTACGACTACCGACTCCCCGTTCTTTACAGCAACCACCTCGCCCATATGCTCCCACGAACTGTCAGCCGACAGCACTGGCTCAGCCACAGCATCGAAGTGGAGCCGAACCCGACAATTCAGCAGGAACGCATCGACATTTTCGGGAACAGGGTGTTGGCATTTAGCATCGAGCAGGAGCACACGCACTTTAGATTCAAAACGACGGGCATCGTGGATGTTCAAAATGACGAGCCGCCAAAGAAAGGTGAAACAATGAAATGGGAAGATGTCGCAAAACTTTTGGAACGCCCGACAAGCGACGAGACGCTAGACGCCGCGATGTACGCCTACGCCTCCCCTTTCGCCAAGTTTGACGAATCGGTCCGCAATTACGCGCTCGAAAGCTTTGAGCAGGGCCGCCCCATTTTTGACGCCGCCTACGAGCTGATGACGCGCATCTACACGGATTGCAAGTACACGCCGGGAGCCACGAGAATCGGGGCGCAGCCGCAAGAGATCTTGCGCGGACGAAAAGGCGTCTGCCAGGACTTTGCGCACCTGATGATAGGCTGTTTGCGCTCACTGTACTTGCCCTGCCGTTATGTGAGCGGCTACCTCCGCACACACCCATGCGAAGGGCAACCCAAACTCGTCGGAGCCGACGCGACCCACGCCTGGGTCAGCACCTACATTCCCGGCCACGGCTGGGTAGAACTGGACCCCACCAATAATGTGCTTGGAGGTGACGAGCACATCATACTCGCCTGGGGCAGAGACTTCGGAGATGTTAGCCCGTTAAAGGGCGTCATCACCGGAGGTGGCGAGCATACCTTGAAAGTGTCCGTGAACGTGGATACGAAGAGTTACTGA
- a CDS encoding circularly permuted type 2 ATP-grasp protein, with translation MRFGNYDTEGFYDELCLPDGTPRPAAEPLFTKINELPEGELQRRQIIAESAFYDNGITFAVYGNKDGKDKIIPFDVIPRIVSAADWKHLEAGLKQRTEALNCFLTDIYNDRKILRDKVVPESLINTCTAYRAQMEGFVPPKGIWAHITGTDLVRDTDGTFYVLEDNMRCPSGVSYVLQNRQILKRTFPQVFSNCSIRPVDEYCTRLRHALEYLADSTASPKVVVLTPGIYNSAYYEHSYLAQQMGVDLVTGDDLVVQDKKVYARTTRGLKQVHVIYRRVDDEFLDPKVFRPDSCLGVSGLIEAYKAGNVALANAPGCGVADDKAIYTYVPQIIKYYLGEEAIIPNVPTFVCENPKHMQHVLDHIENMVVKAASESGGYGMLVGPKSTKEECEAFKSKIIANPRNYIAQPMISLSRVPCIVDGGFEGRHVDLRPYIVQGRETYILPGGLTRVALRKGSIVVNSSQGGGCKDTWVIAENEKAPELGQAKLWMEQQQQQQ, from the coding sequence ATGCGATTTGGAAATTACGACACCGAAGGCTTTTACGACGAGCTTTGCTTACCTGACGGGACTCCCCGCCCGGCAGCAGAGCCGTTGTTTACGAAAATCAACGAGCTTCCCGAAGGAGAACTGCAACGCCGTCAAATCATTGCGGAATCTGCGTTTTACGATAACGGCATTACATTCGCGGTTTACGGCAACAAGGACGGCAAGGACAAAATCATCCCCTTTGACGTCATCCCGCGTATTGTAAGCGCAGCCGACTGGAAGCACCTCGAAGCAGGCCTCAAACAGCGTACAGAAGCACTGAACTGCTTTTTGACGGACATCTACAACGATCGCAAGATTTTGCGTGACAAGGTCGTCCCTGAAAGTCTCATCAACACCTGCACCGCATACAGAGCGCAGATGGAAGGCTTTGTGCCGCCCAAGGGAATCTGGGCGCACATTACCGGCACTGACCTTGTGCGCGATACCGACGGCACGTTCTACGTGCTTGAAGACAACATGCGTTGCCCGAGTGGCGTCTCGTACGTGTTGCAGAACCGCCAGATTCTCAAGAGGACATTCCCGCAGGTTTTCTCCAACTGCTCCATTCGCCCTGTAGACGAATACTGCACTCGTTTGCGCCACGCGCTGGAATACTTGGCAGATTCCACAGCATCGCCTAAAGTTGTGGTGTTGACTCCCGGCATCTACAATTCGGCGTACTACGAGCATTCCTATTTGGCACAGCAGATGGGCGTGGACCTCGTGACCGGCGACGACCTCGTCGTGCAGGACAAGAAGGTCTATGCACGTACGACGCGCGGCCTCAAGCAGGTTCACGTGATTTACCGCCGTGTCGATGATGAATTCTTGGACCCGAAAGTGTTCCGTCCGGATTCTTGCCTCGGCGTGTCCGGACTCATCGAAGCGTACAAGGCAGGTAACGTTGCGCTTGCGAATGCGCCCGGTTGCGGCGTCGCGGACGATAAAGCGATTTATACCTACGTGCCGCAGATTATCAAGTACTACCTCGGCGAAGAGGCGATTATCCCGAACGTGCCGACATTTGTCTGCGAGAACCCGAAGCACATGCAGCATGTATTGGATCACATCGAGAACATGGTCGTCAAGGCTGCTAGCGAATCCGGCGGCTACGGGATGCTCGTCGGTCCAAAATCGACGAAGGAGGAATGTGAAGCTTTCAAGAGCAAGATCATCGCAAATCCGCGTAACTACATCGCGCAGCCCATGATTTCGCTCAGCCGCGTACCATGCATTGTCGATGGCGGTTTCGAAGGTCGCCATGTGGACTTGCGCCCCTACATCGTGCAAGGGCGTGAGACCTACATTCTCCCTGGCGGTCTCACCCGTGTGGCGCTCCGCAAGGGGTCTATCGTGGTAAACAGTTCGCAGGGCGGTGGATGCAAGGACACCTGGGTCATTGCCGAAAACGAAAAGGCTCCAGAACTCGGACAAGCTAAACTCTGGATGGAACAACAACAGCAGCAACAGTAG